The Aspergillus nidulans FGSC A4 chromosome VII nucleotide sequence GGGAGGGCGACGGTGAGAGAggtggagaggagaagggtgAGGAGGGTCTGGACATTTTCGTGAGTATACTCTGTTTAATCAAGTGGAATATAAAAGGGAACTAGCAGATAGTACCTTGACTTGGAACATCTCGTCTGCGTCCTTGTGGTGAAAACCTGCTAAATCTGCCTTATGGTATAGAAGTGCGCTTGGTCTTTACCTACACAGAATGGATAGACGGACCCTATTTATACCAGGATCTGTATCCGTGAACTCTCTAGCTATCATACCCAATCGGCCTCCTCCGATCCATCTAAGCTAAACAACAACAAGGCTGACCAACCCCGAGGTTACATCGCATCCACTTATTCAGTGTTTCGTATCAAAGGAGGCCTTGGCAGGCGTGTGGgtgtactctgagtaggcGAGCAATGGTTCACATGGCCCTGATCAGCGGTCTGAGGAATTGGCAGGGGAGGGGGTTCAGGGGGTGAGCCAATCAGATCACTGGATATGATCATGCAGATTATATGGAGTAGTCTGATAGGGAGTGGCCGCTGATGTCGATCTTTCAATCTCGCGCGCTGGATCATGGCCGTTTCCAAGATACTACTCGACTTCGGGTATACTGGCTGACCATGTGGGACATGTTGGCAGCTACATGTGGCATTTGTGGAGGATATCAGTGGTCATTGGCTTGATTGCTCTAGGCAGGCGAGGTCCGGTATACTTGAATTGCCATGCTTCTGCTATCAATTCAACATCTATCTTGATTTCGCCGATGATCGCAGATGAATTCGGACCAGAACAACACTAATAACCGCTCACTATCCCGCATCCAGGTAGTTCTCCGTGCCCGTTGGACGTTGCATTGCCAGTTTCCGCATGGTCTTCACCTTCGCGATATGAATCTGTATCGTCGTGTCAAACAGTCGCTAAACCAATTGTTGTCGTCACCAGCCTCGATTCTCGTTATCAGCGTTGTAGCAGATGTTTCCATTTGGCATCAGCGCAGTGTCGATCAGGGCTATCACATCAATTATTAACCGGATAGGATGTCATTGAGAGATTACTCGACTCTTTGAACGACAGAAGACCCCTGTCCCGCCTCGAGCCTCGAGACCTGAGCACCCGTCGTGGCAGCCTGAGCCAACTCAATCgcttctccgtcttggtctccctcctcccacccCTCTCGCTCGTCCTTGACTCTCCTCACAAATGCAACATCAAGAAGTAGTGCGATGGCACTAATCGCGACTCCGAAATATAACGCGGCGCGGTACCCGGTAATATTGTTCCCAGAGGTCTTCGCAATCTGCACCTCAACAGTCGACGCGAAGCCCAACCCTAAACTGTTCCCATACAGATTCAGTGTTCCGATGATTGACCCCGCAACGCCCTGCTGGTGTCGTCGGACCGTGTTACTAGCTATGATTTGACCAGCGGTATACACGAGGTCAGGGCAAAACGAAAATAGTACGATGGAGGGAAACATTTGCGCCCAGTAGCTTTGTTTCAGTGGGATTGTAGCAATTAGCACAGTTGAGACCATGACTGTTACCGAGCCGAGTGCTAGGATCCATTGAGCTGCGAGCCGGGGTATTAGCCAGGCTGCCAGGCAGGCTGCGAATGTGCCGCAGATGACAAAGGGGGTCCAGCCGATTGCGAACTGAAGCGTGGACCAGCCCCAGACGTCTTGAAGCCAGAGGAGCTGGTACCAAAGCACTGTACCGACGGTCATATAGTCGAGGAGGATAACCAGGACGAGAATGGCGAAGGAGGGCGCTCTGAATATGGAAGGTGGCATAATGGGATGCGAGATTTTGTGCTCCCAAATGATGAAAAAACTGAACAGGATGACTGACAGCACGAGTAGAGCTATCTCGTAGGGGGTTGACCAGCCTACGCTCGGCGCTTGACTGGCAGGTAAGGTGTTAGCGGCTGGAATTGGCAGACACGTTACGTATGTCAGTCCAACTCACTTCCAGACGAAATTGAATAGAATCAACGCGCTCGTCCCCAGTGCAGCACCCAGCCAATCGATCTTTTCATTTCGACTTGACGTTGCTTGGTTGTTGCTgagaagccagagaggtATGAATGTCACGGCCCCAAGGCACGCCCTATTTATCGTCAGCTGTACCACCAGCAAACTAGAGAAGAACAGCATATGCCTCACACAAAAGTAAAGAACCACCGCCAGTGCGTATGCTCCATGAAAGCCCCAAGGAACAGCGCAGAGAAGTACCCTCCCAACGGCGCTGATGCCGCAAAAAATCCTAAACTGAGATTTCGGACTCTCCCTGGAGGATTGGTGATCGCAATCATGGCCACCGCGTTAGGCATAATACATGCACCCCCAACGCCAGCAAGTGCGCGCATCGTCACGAATGCGAAGAAATTCGTGTGGACGAAGGCACCGACGAATGAACACAGTACGAGCCAGGCGCCGCCGCCTAGGAGCATCTTGCGGTGGCCGTAGACATCGCCGAGACGGCCGCTCACGAGAACGAATGTTCCCTGTGTGAGACTGAGTTCCCCGTGTTTTAGCTTCCTGCTGTTATGCCTCTGGGGGTGGGGGTTACCCGTAACTTGCGGCAATCCAGGTCGCGTAAGTTTGTTTTACTCCCATGGACTCGATGAATGTTCGGCCACCGGCAATACCGGCAAAGTTAACAATCATCTGTCTCAGTCAGTATCCCGTGAGCATGCCGAAATAGAAGAGCTCGCACCTGAACAAGGTTCGAAATGACAATCAGCGTAGTGATAGCCAACTGGCGGTATCGACTGCTTTCAGGCAATGGGGCTCGCTCGAAAACCTGTCGTGTCTGTCCCGGCTCTGCTTGTACAGGAGAAACGGGTGCATCCTGATGATTGTTTGTAACGGTATCTTCTGCAGTGTTATCTGCAGATTGGCGTAGGCTGGTTTCATTCGAGACAAAGAGTGGGCTTGTTGTAGCTGGCTCCAGCTTTGGCACCGGTAATGCAAGCTCGTGATGCAGGGTAGAAACGAGCGCCATTGCGTCTGAAAACGGACCTTTGGTGGCCTTTGGAACTGACGGACGTTTAGAAGTgttgaatttggaggctTGACATgagagcaaagaagagagggggTGCTGACATATCAAGACGCTGATGCGAATTTGTTTGCGCAAAAACAAGGCTGCCTGACTTTCTCGGCCATAACTTGTCTCTCCTCCCACGTTTTCGAAATGTCAAGTTGTGCTGTCGGAAATCGATCCCCGAATCTCATATCTCGAATCTTCAATATATATGAATTTGTTGGCCTGAGGCAGCGATTTGAATGTTCTCCAGCACCCTTGAACTGGACATGACATCGCCCACATTGtctcagcttcctcgccTGATCTCACTCTGTCGCCACTGCTCCAGCTAAACATATGGAGTACGTTCCATCACCTGAGAAGCTGAGTGTCAACTGCAGAAATGATAATGCGATTCTCGTCTTCCAAGCGGTCTCAAGGAGGCTGATTCGTTGCGCTGGAAGATATACTCCGAGAGCGAGGTAGGGCGTCAAAGGGTGTTTTGCAGCTTACTGACCGATCTGAATGCTGATCTTTGTACTCTCGGTCAGGTGGGCACAATTCTCGCCTATCAAGTCGCTGATGTTCGCGAGACTCGAGCCTTGAGCCAAGATCTGCGAACTTTCTGCACTCCTGCACCACGGCAAAGGCCTCAAACTGCAATTCTGAATCTTCCAGCGAATTAAACCCGCGTGAAAGGTCCAAAGGATGGGCAGAGTTGCAATTAGCATACATGATCACCTTGGCACCATTTACTCGACCGCTTGATGAACTGTTCACGCCCACTAATCCTCCAGCCACCATGCCACGAAGGAACGGCTGGTCTGGGCAGCCGACGATCGCCATTCGAATCAGGCTTCGTGGTGGATAGAGCCCGCAGGGACAAGACGCAATATCTTACATGGTGTTCGGCTCAGCCCAGCCCAGCTGCTATGACACCTTGCTATCTCACCTCAGTCCGTGAAGTTATAAATTCACTTTGGACTCGGTCGAACCTGGAGGGATACTTTGGCACCAGCGTCAAGCGAGTCAATTATGCCTCCTCCGCCCCATAATGGCCCGTTCGGCGGTCCCGAGTCGGCCCATGATTCGGTACCGCAGCCTCGTCGGCTTGTTCTTTGCTTCGATGGCACGGGGAATCAGTACATGGGAACCGAGGAGGACACAAATATCGTCAAAATCTATGAGTCGCTTGAGCGGCATAAACCCGGCCAATATGCCTATTATCAGCGTAAGCTGACTACCAATACCACTTCAAAACGAAAAAACTAACTAGTGCGCATACAGCCGGGATTGGGACCTTGACCTATGTTAGAGGTTCCTCGCGCCAGACCAGCGGGTTTAGCTGGTGGACGAGATTCAGAGCGCGCGTCAGCGCCCTGCTAGATCAAGGAATAGGCGTATCGTTTGCCAGCCACCTTATCGCGGGCTACAGGTTCATCATGCGCTATTACTCCACTGGCGACCATATCTATATCTTCGGTTTCTCGCGCGGCGCATACACAGCCCGATTCCTAGCCGAGATGATCCATAACATTGGCCTCCTCTCACGCGGTAATGAAGAAATGGTCCCATTCGCCTGGGACACGTTCAGTCGCTATCAGAGCTCTCGGGGGAACGTGCCACAGACTGAAGAAGACCGCGAGTTAGCGCGGTATATGCATAAGTTCAAGACGACATTTTGCCGTCCAGACGTCGGCGTGCATTTCCTCGGTCTTTTTGACTGCGTAAACAGCGTTGGTCAGTTCGAGATACCGTTCTTCCGCAAGTCATACCGGTACATCGCCAGCCCTTCGGCACGGCATATTCGTCACGCTGTTTCGATACACGAGCGCCGGCTAAAGTTCAAACCTGCGTTATTTCATATTGACCCAAAGGACAAAGACTCGATAGATTTGAAAGAAGTTTGGTTTGCTGGAAACCATGGCGATGTCGGCGGCGGGTGGCCTCTAAGCAAGGGACAGAAGCACCTCCTATCAGATATCGCTCTTCACTGGATGATACAGGAAGTGTTAAACCTGCCTGGCTCGGACAGCAAGCTGGAATTCATGTCGGAAAATGTAGAAAACATGAAACGGGTTGCGACTCACTCTTTATGTAGGGATGAGGAGCCCGGCACTGCAGCGTATCAAATAGCACAGAAGACAAACAAGCCGCACGATAAGCTGCGCTTTGGACATGGCGGAAGCGCTGTGTCTGTTATGCTATGGTGGATCCTAGGTTCGTCTCCCAATTTTCCAGTTCACCTGTTCTTCCGTAATGACGTCTCTCACAACAGAGGTCCTCCCCTTGGCAACTCGTCTCGAGCTAGAGAAGGGTAAGTGGGTTCCGCGACGACTCCCACCAAATTTTGGAGCTTCGAGGGATATTCCATGTGGTGCGACAATTCACCCCAGTGTGTACGAGATGTTAGAGTCCGGCATTCTGGACGATTTTCCTGTGCCCAAGCCAGGTGGCGATAACCCAAACCTGCCTCCTAATCTTGTCGATGATGACCGGCGGCATATGCAGAAGAGAAGCGACGGAACATGTTCACCATGAATGTCTACCTGTCGCCGGCTTCTTTATATGTCATTTCGAAGTCATATGTGTATAATTGGGTTTGATAGTCCATCTGAGAGAGCGCGTAGTAACTGTTTCTATACAAGGCCCAACCAGCTAGTTGACTTTTAGGTCCTCAACCCTAAGAAAGATCAACCCGACGAGGCTATTATAATAAAACACAATACAGTAATGCCCAGATATAAATGGCCCGAGTCGATAAGGGAGCTTCGGCTACTGGCGGGCCGTGACGTTTAACCCTCCGACGCCAACCGCTTCTCCGCACTCTCCCAGGGCCTCAGTCTGGGGAATTCAATCGTACAAAAAAACCTCCCATTCCcactccttttcttttgaggACTCAAATCATTTAAAGAACACAGCCATGACTCCTCTAATATATCTACCGGGCCGAGTACGGTCAGCGCACGCCGTGCGCTGTTCCCTTCTCAAATCTCCGCTTCAACATCCCTTTCGGTCCTCATACCCACTCTCCCTCCACAAGCGATGGAGCACATCCCTCTCCCAGCGTCCGGGGTCAGATCGGTAAGTCCCCACCTTCTACAATATAGAGTAGGTCGAGAAAGCTAATCAACTATCATGCAATGTGTAGAGTCCGATTTCCCGGCGCAGTCAACAGCAAATTCACAACGGAGATGGCCTTCATCAACCCAATGGATAAACCTGGGATTCCAACGTACCGCGTTATGGATTCCGACGGTGTGCTGATCGATAAAAGTCGTAGCGAGCTCAGTGTTTCGAATGAAGAGGCGTTGGCGTGGTATAGGAATATGTTAACGGGTGGGTTTTGGGTGTACATTCCTATAAGTCTATTTTCAGCATTAATGGGTATGCGATATACAGTGAGCATTATGGACGTGATCATGTTCGAGGCACAACGGCAGGGGAGATTAAGCTTTTATATGGTACGAGACCTCTTCCTAGCCTTAGAAGGGCAGTTTTTGCTGATGAGATACATTCTCGAAAGGTCTCAGCCGGTGAAGAAGGCATCAGCGTTGgctccgcagcagctctaaCACCGGACGATGTCGTCTTTGCACAGTATCGCGAAACCGGCGTTTTTCAGCAGCGAGGCTTTGCGCTAAAGAACTTCATGAGCCAGCTCTTCGCCAATGCGAATGATAACGGTCGAGGAAGGAATATGCCTGTTCACTACGGGTGCGAGTATCCGAAAACCGTACTTCTATCCCTCCTCCCTTTGATGAAGTTCACACTGACAAATTGACCCAGCATACAATCTCCTCCACCCTAGCGACCCAGATACCACAGGCCTCAGGCGCTGCCTACGCACTGAAACTCCAAGCTCTACAGAATCCCGACACGCCACCACGCATTGTCGCATGCTATTTTGGTGAAGGCGCCGCCAGTGAAGGCGACTTCCACGCTGGTCTCAATATCGCCGCTACAAGATCCTGCCCAGTGGTCTTCATCTGTCGAAATAACGGGTACGCCATTTCTACGCCCACATTAGAGCAGTATCGGGGAGACGGAATTGCCAGCCGCGGGGTGGGCTATGGGATCGACACGATCCGCGTCGACGGAAATGATATCTTCGCTGTTTACGAGGCTATGAAGGCTGCTCGAACTCTGGCCCTTTCTCAAGGAGGAAAACCGGTACTTATTGAGGCGATGTCTTACCGTGTCTCGCACCATAGCACGTCCGACGATAGCTTTGCGTACCGTGCGCGCGTAGAAGTTGAGgattggaagagaagagataATCCAATCATCAGGCTCCGGAAGTGGCTTGAAAATGAGGGGATTTGGAATGAGGATATGGAGCGGCAGGCTAGGGAGAGTATTCGAAAGGAAGTACTGAGAGAGTTtggggaggcggagagggcgaagaagccGGCTATTCGATTTGCGTTTGAGGATGTATATGATGAGGTTacggaggaggcgagggAGCAGATGAAGGAGTTGAGGAGAATTCTGGAGGAGTATCCGGAAGAGTATGACCTTCGCTcgtttgaaggaggagtcAAAGGACTGGACTCGTAGCAGTGTCGTCGTGCTTAGTTTGCGTATAGACTTACACGGACTGTTTTCCACATTTTACGTCGGCAAAGCCAAGGTTAGACATTGTGATATGCATAATATAACGGTTGTGATATGATGTTTATTCGATCATATGTCCCAGGTAGTCTAGAGGTAAGTATACCGTAATAGGCAACAGGTCTAAGATGTTTAAAAGGACAGAGAAAACTGTAAAACTGAAAACAAATGTACAAGTAATACAACCAAGTGCACGCTGAAGACATAAATGTACAAATGTAAGGTTCGTGATACCATGCAAACAAAGCACGTGCGCTAAGTAGCTAAAGCCTGCTGCGCGAGCTTCCTGTTCCTTTTCACCAACGCTCCGAGCTTCTTGTCAATTGCATCGAGCTCCTTCCTCGACGCCTCAAGTTCTTTCTGGCTCTTAACCGCGAACGAACGCAGCTCCTCATCTGTCATACCGACAACATCGTCAAGGTCAGGAATATTCCCAATAACCACGCCAGCAGCACCAAGCATGTGTTTTGCAGTGGCGGCAGCAAACGAGCGGACCGACGTCGCTGTTGCATTCATGAGCTCGGCGGCGTTGGAAATTGCCCAGTTGTGGTTGCGTGTGCTGTCTGCTTCCATGGCGGAGAGAACGTTGGGAGGGATTGACGTTAGGGTGCCTCCTTCAGTGGTGGAGTGAACGGAGATGGGAGATTGTGCGGAAATGCCTCCAGTGGAAGTTTCGTCAACCCAGCAGAGGTTGAAGTTCTCAGGCGTGGCGAAAAGGGCGTCCAGACCGCCGCCGCGGTTTGTGGCATCCGGTTCGGTGACGGGGATGGCGGGGTATTCTTGGAAGGAGTCGATGGTCCAGGAGATGCTCTTCTCTAGGGCGAGGTAGcggtcttcctcttcgggaGATAAATGGTGGAGGACGCAACCGCGGGGGCTGATAAGGCATCTATGTTTCAGCGAGGGAGAATCCGAGCCCAGCCGCACTGGCTCTCCGCGCAGTAGTGCTTTACGGTGCTGCTCGGTCAGCTCAATCGGCTGCTTGAGGTCTTCATAATCGTCCGAAGTGCATTTCATGTCAAAGCGCTGATTAAGGTTGGACGGGTTGAACAAAGGATGATTGTTGAGATCCAGAGCGCCCGATTTATGAAGCTGCGAAAGCAACACTTGTAGAGGGGAAGTGCGCTCGGCGAAGAGTTCTTTGAGAGGAACGCCGGTGGCTTCCGCATCCTTTAACAACTGTTCGACAGTATTTTTGGACCGCCACTCTTCGCTTTTTTTCTCCTCAACTGGCGCTTTCGCTTCGGATGGTGGGGGCTTTGACTCTGAGACGGTTTCAGGCGCTTTGGACTTCTTAGCTGGCTCGACCTTCTCAGTGGGTTCATTGGTAACTGCAACAGTAGGCTTGGTGGTAGAAGCAGCGTTCTCCGGAGGAGGATTAGACGACTCGGCAGGGGCCTTCTTGGTCTTTCGCTTTCTACCAACAATTGGAGCGATGACCGGCTCCTCCGTCACCGGCGCTGTCTCCTGCTTTTTGGCCTCTGCTTCCTTGGCCTTCTGTTTCCGCTCTTTTTTGAGCTGGCTTTTGGTGATAGACCTCACTGGCGCAGAACCTATCCTCGATGATGCGGGAGGGGAGTTCGCGCGCGAAGCTGAAGTAGAAGTATAAAGATCCGCCTCGGACCCAATATCACCAGGGGTATCGGAGCGGCTCTGAGAAGAAGCACTTGGCCGTCTTGAGCGGACCTTGCTTGTTAATGAGAAAGATGCGACTGACTGAGTGGCAGACATCGGAGGCGGAGTCTCTGCCTTTGGTGTGTCGACTACGCGAAGTACACGAGGCTGACGAGGCGCCGGTGAATCCGAAACCCGCGAGGCGCCAGTTAGTGGCGTATTGGGTCGAGAATTAACAGCGGTGGCAGGGGCAGCTGAGAGCTGGTATGGAGGAGGTTCAGCCTTTTGGACAGGCTCAGGGGCCAGAGGAGTATTGAAGCTCAGATCCAGCTTCATCGGCTTGACCTTAGCAGAAGATACTTTGCCTTCGCTGGACCCCGCGGGTTTTGGCTGATTGCCCCTTTTTTCAGCAGCAGGCATTGATTCCTCTTTTGGCTGGGAACGGACTCTAGTGGCAGACTTCGCTACAGGGGAACCCAACGAAACGTCGGCAGCACTCGTGGCCCTGTTAGGCAGCTGCCTGTTATCCGTGGTTGGTTTCGCCGCGAGGCCCGTCGCATCATCCTCGGAGCTCCGGGATGCGGCTGCtaatgaaggagaaggcaccTCCAGCCCGGGTGGTGGACCAGAAACGGATGATACCGGGCTTGAAGACTTGAACTGATCCTGGAACAGGGCAGAAATGGAGTGGCCTTGGGGAAGAGGCAGGCCTGGTGGGAGACTCGGGGTCCCAGAACGTCCCAGTGGTTGAGAGTCACTCATAAGCTGTGATCTCATCAGGGAACCAAAGCTGTCAACCGAGCGTTTGTCCTTTGGTGTCGTACCGAGAGGTGGGAATTCCTCGTCAACTAAGAAGTCGTTGGTCAGCATCTCGAAGTCAAAGTAAGAGTGCACGAAGTCCCGATCTGATAAGAGAAGTCTCCAAGGAAGACTGATGAAACAGAAAGAAAAACGAAATAAGACCATTGACAATAGACAGCGGTCGGATACGAAAGGGCAGGCAGATAATTACAGAAAACACCGTGGTCGAACTGGCCAGGCGGACTCATGCCGCCACGTCTATATGAACAATTCTTGTGAGAAATTGGTTTCATGTAGAAAACCCAGCTTTGCTTTAATCCGGGCCAGGGAGGTTAACGTACATAAAACCATGCTCAGACCAACGGCCGCAAAGATGCTGATGGCTCAACCCAGCTTGGCTGCGCAACGAGCAAATGTGACGACCACCAAGACAAGATGATGGGAAAACACCATGTCCATGAATGCAATGAACCTCCCGTTATCGCGGACCGCGGTGGGGTCgagaagaaacagaaaagaCACACTTGATCCCATAAACATAGACGCCAAACGCACACCCCGCCCCAATCTCTTGTTTTTGGAGAGCCGTTGCTAATGCTTCATTGCAGGGTAGAAAACGTTGCAGGAGAAAATTTTGGACATCGAATTAAACGCGTACGTGGAGGAAAAAAAACATGTTCCACAGCCGTCTAGAATAGATATGATATCATGTCGTAACAAAGAGAATGTAAGAATGAAGGCGAACCAGAGCAAAAGTAAACCAGATGCAAAAAGGGTAGTCATCATTAAACAGAGAACATGAAACGTGAAGATGTGATCCAAGGAGGTGCAGAGGGAAACAACAATCACCAACGGTTGAAACCGCTGCCATACATCATGGCGTACCCACCTTGACCCTGACTCCCATACAGTCCTTGACCAGCAACAGCATTCGCACCGACCTGGTGCATCCTCGCCTGCAGGATACTCGGGTCTGCAAGATGTACTACACCGCCTCCAGCAGAGGAAGTGTTAGcatttctttgcttcttccccttcttcctctgcttctgtgACCCAGAGTCGGAGGTATTCCCCGCCTGAGCGCCATAGACAGAgctgagaaggccattgACAGGAGTCAGGGGAGGGGGAGtttggtgctggaggagggaAGGAAATAATAACTCACGCTTACTATCTTGATCCGGTAAACCACTTGCATTGGTACCGCTGCGGCCGCGCAGCAGCTCGCGCATTAACTCGGGGTTGGCTTCCTGTTTGCCACCCAACAGATTGACATTTGATGTGAAACCGTGACCTTGTGCAAACATACCGCCACCACTAACAGGAGGAGTACCCGCTGTCTTCAGGCCTGGAGGAGGTCCTTGAACGCCACTGGTGTAGTAATTGCTGGCAAGACTATGCTGTGGACTAGGGGCGGCAAGCGGATTAGGTGTACCGGACTGCATCAATGAGGCTTGGTTCAGCATCCGGGTATTGGCCAGGTTCTTGGCATTGGCGTCTGCAAATGAGAACCGCGAATTCTGGCCTCTCTGGGCTTGCTGGAGAGCATTAAGCTGGGCAGCTTGGCTTTGCAGCAGGCTCTGCCGAGCTTGCGCGGCATGATCCAACGCATTAGAACCGACCCCTGACTGCATGGGATCGACAAGGCCTGCCTGTTGATTACCAGCGGACTTGAGAAGCATaagttgctgctgttgcaaTGGTGTCAAACTGCGGTTACTTAGGTTGATGCCCTGGAAGTGATGGCTAGCAGCGGACACGGGAGAGCCAACAGCTGAACTTGTAGTTGTGCCTTGTTGTGATGGGGGCTGAATAGCACCATGAGACTCGCGACCCGCACGACCTCGCGGAGGATTAGTATCGTCTGGTTCACCACCGAGCTGGAGACTGCCACTCTCACGACCCTCATCTTCGGCAGTAGCGGCCGGTACAGACTGTAGAAGTTCCTGTTCTCGCTTGGTGCGTTCCTGCTCAGCCTTCTCACGCATAGCGCGACGTTTTACGCCACCGTATGGGTCGATGAGCGACGGATGATTATCGATGAGAGCAAGTTCGTCTGGTGGGAGACCAGCCGCGGAGAAAATAAATTTGAAGCACGGAGAATTGACAGCTTTCAACAGGTTATCTAAAAGCGGCGTGCCTTTATCGGCGGGGGTCTGTGCCGACGGTGGCCGGGGAGGACTTGATGATGGCGCCTCCGGTGAGGGAGTCTGAGTAGTCTGAGGACGATCTTGTTGCGTTTGTTGTTTTTCAACGCGCTTAGTATCGTCCGAGGGCGTGGCAACTGTCGCGAGAGCGGATCGTGGGCTTTGAGAAGCTTGGCTACCTGTCAGGCTGGCACGTCGTGTTCGATTGATCGCCGAATCTTTGTTTGCCCAACTAGCAGATGATGGAAGCGCAGTCCCACCAGCGTCGTCTTTGCTTGGTTGTCGTCGTAATGTTTGCGAGATTGGTTGTGCCGAAGACCGTGCAATGTACGGAGGGGTGGCAGAGCTTGGGCCGGCGGTACCGTTCGGCCGTTGTTGACTCGGGAGTGAATTCATTGACGAAAGATCTTGGCGACTGTAGCTATCGCTGTCTTCGCCTGTTTCGTGCAAAAATGTGCAGTTCCTATTATGACATTGCTCATTGCGCAGGAAGGACGAGCAATATTTAGTGGTTCCATATTGCGCCCTAACCATGTCAGCAAACCGCAATACTAGGATTAATACAAGTAGAGCATACCTTAGAATCCTGTCACCGTTCCCTGAACCATCCACCGCAGCAATGCAGGTCGCAGCATCGCTCTTCTTAGCATACGTAACGTAGACGCCTATACCTTGGTTCGGGTTACCGCCAGGCTTAGCCTTACTGACGACGATCTTCTCAATTTCCCCATACTGGCCGAAGTAATCTTTTCCGCGCAGAGTTTGAAGCAGTTGGCTTTCGTCGCGTATTGTAGGGTTGAGACCAATCACGTAGACGAGGTTCTTCTGCACAACACGGACGCCGGCAAGGTT carries:
- a CDS encoding uncharacterized protein (transcript_id=CADANIAT00008370), whose product is MLTNDFLVDEEFPPLGTTPKDKRSVDSFGSLMRSQLMSDSQPLGRSGTPSLPPGLPLPQGHSISALFQDQFKSSSPVSSVSGPPPGLEVPSPSLAAASRSSEDDATGLAAKPTTDNRQLPNRATSAADVSLGSPVAKSATRVRSQPKEESMPAAEKRGNQPKPAGSSEGKVSSAKVKPMKLDLSFNTPLAPEPVQKAEPPPYQLSAAPATAVNSRPNTPLTGASRVSDSPAPRQPRVLRVVDTPKAETPPPMSATQSVASFSLTSKVRSRRPSASSQSRSDTPGDIGSEADLYTSTSASRANSPPASSRIGSAPVRSITKSQLKKERKQKAKEAEAKKQETAPVTEEPVIAPIVGRKRKTKKAPAESSNPPPENAASTTKPTVAVTNEPTEKVEPAKKSKAPETVSESKPPPSEAKAPVEEKKSEEWRSKNTVEQLLKDAEATGVPLKELFAERTSPLQVLLSQLHKSGALDLNNHPLFNPSNLNQRFDMKCTSDDYEDLKQPIELTEQHRKALLRGEPVRLGSDSPSLKHRCLISPRGCVLHHLSPEEEDRYLALEKSISWTIDSFQEYPAIPVTEPDATNRGGGLDALFATPENFNLCWVDETSTGGISAQSPISVHSTTEGGTLTSIPPNVLSAMEADSTRNHNWAISNAAELMNATATSVRSFAAATAKHMLGAAGVVIGNIPDLDDVVGMTDEELRSFAVKSQKELEASRKELDAIDKKLGALVKRNRKLAQQALAT
- a CDS encoding T6SS phospholipase effector Tle1-like catalytic domain-containing protein (transcript_id=CADANIAT00008368), encoding MPPPPHNGPFGGPESAHDSVPQPRRLVLCFDGTGNQYMGTEEDTNIVKIYESLERHKPGQYAYYQPGIGTLTYVRGSSRQTSGFSWWTRFRARVSALLDQGIGVSFASHLIAGYRFIMRYYSTGDHIYIFGFSRGAYTARFLAEMIHNIGLLSRGNEEMVPFAWDTFSRYQSSRGNVPQTEEDRELARYMHKFKTTFCRPDVGVHFLGLFDCVNSVGQFEIPFFRKSYRYIASPSARHIRHAVSIHERRLKFKPALFHIDPKDKDSIDLKEVWFAGNHGDVGGGWPLSKGQKHLLSDIALHWMIQEVLNLPGSDSKLEFMSENVENMKRVATHSLCRDEEPGTAAYQIAQKTNKPHDKLRFGHGGSAVSVMLWWILGSSPNFPVHLFFRNDVSHNRGPPLGNSSRAREGVYEMLESGILDDFPVPKPGGDNPNLPPNLVDDDRRHMQKRSDGTCSP
- a CDS encoding thiamine pyrophosphate-dependent dehydrogenase E1 component subunit alpha (transcript_id=CADANIAT00008369); this translates as MTPLIYLPGRVRSAHAVRCSLLKSPLQHPFRSSYPLSLHKRWSTSLSQRPGSDRVRFPGAVNSKFTTEMAFINPMDKPGIPTYRVMDSDGVLIDKSRSELSVSNEEALAWYRNMLTVSIMDVIMFEAQRQGRLSFYMVSAGEEGISVGSAAALTPDDVVFAQYRETGVFQQRGFALKNFMSQLFANANDNGRGRNMPVHYGCEYPKTHTISSTLATQIPQASGAAYALKLQALQNPDTPPRIVACYFGEGAASEGDFHAGLNIAATRSCPVVFICRNNGYAISTPTLEQYRGDGIASRGVGYGIDTIRVDGNDIFAVYEAMKAARTLALSQGGKPVLIEAMSYRVSHHSTSDDSFAYRARVEVEDWKRRDNPIIRLRKWLENEGIWNEDMERQARESIRKEVLREFGEAERAKKPAIRFAFEDVYDEVTEEAREQMKELRRILEEYPEEYDLRSFEGGVKGLDS
- a CDS encoding uncharacterized protein (transcript_id=CADANIAT00008367) codes for the protein MALVSTLHHELALPVPKLEPATTSPLFVSNETSLRQSADNTAEDTVTNNHQDAPVSPVQAEPGQTRQVFERAPLPESSRYRQLAITTLIVISNLVQMIVNFAGIAGGRTFIESMGVKQTYATWIAASYGLTQGTFVLVSGRLGDVYGHRKMLLGGGAWLVLCSFVGAFVHTNFFAFVTMRALAGVGGACIMPNAVAMIAITNPPGRVRNLSLGFFAASAPLGGYFSALFLGAFMEHTHWRWFFTFVACLGAVTFIPLWLLSNNQATSSRNEKIDWLGAALGTSALILFNFVWNQAPSVGWSTPYEIALLVLSVILFSFFIIWEHKISHPIMPPSIFRAPSFAILVLVILLDYMTVGTVLWYQLLWLQDVWGWSTLQFAIGWTPFVICGTFAACLAAWLIPRLAAQWILALGSVTVMVSTVLIATIPLKQSYWAQMFPSIVLFSFCPDLVYTAGQIIASNTVRRHQQGVAGSIIGTLNLYGNSLGLGFASTVEVQIAKTSGNNITGYRAALYFGVAISAIALLLDVAFVRRVKDEREGWEEGDQDGEAIELAQAATTGAQVSRLEAGQGSSVVQRVE